Sequence from the Acidimicrobiia bacterium genome:
GGCGCTCGGCGATCAGTGCCTGCAGGTTCCGCTCGACGCCGTCCTTCTCCAGACCGGGGTCCGGGCCCAGGTCGTGGGACAGGTCGACCAGTATCTCCTCCACGAGGATGGTGAGGGTCTCCCCCGACGGGTTGGTCACCACCCACCGATCCTCGCCCTCCTCCAGATGGTTCGGTGCGTTCATCCAGTTGAGCGGCTTGTAGGCGCCACCGTCGGCGTGAACGGCGACGCAGCCGTCGGCCTTGACCATGATCAGGCGTACCGCCGATGGGAGGTGGGCATCGAGTCGCCCGGAGTAGTCGACCGAGCAGCGGGCGACGAGGAGCCTCATGGACGGCGAGGCTAACGGGGTTCGCCGCCCGGCCCTCGCCGTCGGGTAGCGTGCCGTCATGAGCGCCGTGACCGTGGCGGTCGTCCCCTGTGCCGGAGCGGGAACGCGAATGCGCCCGGCCACCCGGGTGGTCGCCAAGCCGATGATTCCCGTGGTCGACCGCCCCGTCATCCAGTACGTCGTGGAGGAGGCCGTCGAGGCCGGGATCACCGAGGTGATCCTGGTGGTCGATGAACGACCGGGGAACCCCGTGCTCTCCCACTTCACCGAAGGACCGGCGATGGCCGGGCTGGAGCAGGTGTCGTTCGTGGCGGTAACACAGTCCCAGCCCATGGGCCTGGGCGACGCCGTGCTCACGGCGCGCTCGGCCGTCGGAGACCGGCCGTTCATGTGCCTGCTCTCGGACATGTTCCCGCGCCCCGGCCGTTCCTTCAGCGGCCGCCTGGCGAGCCAGTTCGACGGCAGGCCAGTGCTTGCGGTGCGCCGGGTTCCGCCCGACTTCTTCGATCGCTACGGGATCGTCACCCCTGCCGGGGAGGCACAGGACGGAGTGCTGGAGGTGGCTGCCGCCGTCGAGAAGCCCGGGGCCGGAGCCGCCTCCGACCTGGCGATCGTCGGAAGGTACGTGTTCTCCCCTGAGATCTTCGACGACCTGGAGGCGATCCCGGCCGGCC
This genomic interval carries:
- a CDS encoding sugar phosphate nucleotidyltransferase, with the protein product MSAVTVAVVPCAGAGTRMRPATRVVAKPMIPVVDRPVIQYVVEEAVEAGITEVILVVDERPGNPVLSHFTEGPAMAGLEQVSFVAVTQSQPMGLGDAVLTARSAVGDRPFMCLLSDMFPRPGRSFSGRLASQFDGRPVLAVRRVPPDFFDRYGIVTPAGEAQDGVLEVAAAVEKPGAGAASDLAIVGRYVFSPEIFDDLEAIPAGHGGEIQLTDAIDRAARRSGARAVIVGDDLLDVGMPSGLLEATAAVGLSRPELAADFRQALHRLLDEDRPT